The following proteins are co-located in the Haliotis asinina isolate JCU_RB_2024 chromosome 13, JCU_Hal_asi_v2, whole genome shotgun sequence genome:
- the LOC137259707 gene encoding putative ankyrin repeat protein RBE_0220 has product MADLTAEAVFNKSVTPLLIPYSDYTANFRSYISDQMQKSWDTQVASTTDASEDVIPSKTVPPAPVTTQNSGHHATPSQADRDLYDASGDGDLESVKRILAAGHVDINYRGGWEGWAPVMLAAWKGHVDIVDSLVGRGADVSLVDSSGNNILNLACMNGRLEIVKLILSLNLVDINARNKKTGMTAVDVARLNKHQQILDLLVSCGAH; this is encoded by the exons aTGGCCGATCTTACTGCTGAGGCAGTATTCAACAagtctgtgacaccgcttcttatcCCTTACTCAGATTATACAGCCAACTTTAGATCTTACATCAGTGATCAGATGCAGAAGAgctgggacactcaagtag cctccACGACTGACGCGAGTGAGGATGTGATACCCAGCAAGACGGTTCCACCTGCACCAGTTACGACACAAAACTCTGGTCACCACG CGACTCCATCACAAGCAGACCGTGATCTCTATGACGCCAGCGGGGACGGTGACCTGGAGAGTgtgaagcggatcctggcaGCGGGTCATGTTGACATCAATTATAGAGGAGGATGGGAGGGTTGGGCACCGGTGATGTTGGCAGCATGGAAGGGACACGTAGATATTGTTGATTCCCTTGTGggtagaggggctgatgtgtcactggtggacagtAGCGGTAACAACATCCTTAACTTAGCTTGTATGAACGGACGCCTGGAGATCGTGAAGCTaattctgtcactgaacctTGTAGACATCAACGCCAGGAACAAGAAGACAGGGATGACAGCGGTCGACGTAGCGAGACTCAATAAACATCAGCAAATTTTGGATCTCCTGGTGTCATGCGGTGCACACTGA